In one window of Candidatus Zymogenaceae bacterium DNA:
- a CDS encoding penicillin acylase family protein, which translates to MKFLKWFLGILVVLILIICVVTFGFFKSTLPEYDGEIAAPVLSDDVEIIRDSYGMAHIYASNDADLSFAFGYATAQDRLFQMDMARRAGGGRLSEVLGESLVPADKLFRTIRAETTLEEAFEAYDTEVQATIESFVAGVNFYIEHHEGPYPPEFLILGYEPDPFTPEDIMAIYFFLAWDQNYPIESELVHASVIEAVGEEMADELFVDFPPGCPTIIPKGALYFSSVTEDILDAMTVVRETAGITGLPASNNWAISPEKSETGTPIFANDPHVGVGAPSMFYEAHLVTPTMNVSGSVISGLPAIVAGANEHVAWGVTNVSADDADFYLERINPDDPNQYEYLGRWEDMVVKTETISVKDSEDVTFDIRMTRHGPIIDDMNKYDEPEGYSISLRWVAVDFPNSPQFFYYANRAEDIEDIEKAVGFYKCFGFNFVYADDQGNIGYWMGMGIPVRDGFTGGLPLPGWDGEHEWNGYLPTELQPHMKNPPSGWIATANNKTVGDEYPYYISANFATPDRYIRISEMMEEKEKLGVDDFKRMQSDTKVLLARDWVPLLLEALDGMELTETENRAVELLEEWDYTSPPDSAAAAVFHAFLNNLVENIFMERLGEDLYKAYVGNNKNIPFNSLRTMIDRGKSPWFDDPTTEEIEDMNAVFVKSFHEGVAYLEEELSPNPKDWKWGDLHTVTLYHSFGKKSALLGRFMNIGPFPIGGSIFTVAPTVYRVERSWEVTSSSGMRHIIDLSENGDSYRIIPGGVNGNFMSPHYDDQAKMWVDYEYRPFVLEREKVEEDAVHTLVLKSE; encoded by the coding sequence ATGAAATTTTTGAAATGGTTCCTCGGGATACTCGTCGTGTTAATCCTCATTATCTGCGTCGTCACTTTCGGATTTTTCAAGTCAACACTGCCTGAATACGATGGAGAAATCGCCGCTCCGGTGCTGAGTGACGATGTGGAAATCATCAGGGATTCATACGGAATGGCACACATTTATGCGTCGAACGATGCTGATCTCTCTTTTGCCTTCGGCTACGCTACCGCCCAGGATCGGCTCTTCCAGATGGACATGGCCCGCAGGGCCGGCGGGGGACGGCTCTCCGAGGTCCTGGGGGAATCCCTGGTGCCTGCGGACAAGCTCTTTCGCACCATCCGGGCCGAAACAACACTGGAGGAGGCTTTCGAGGCGTATGACACGGAAGTCCAGGCGACGATAGAATCATTCGTTGCGGGGGTCAATTTTTATATCGAACACCATGAGGGGCCGTATCCTCCGGAGTTCCTGATTCTGGGATATGAACCTGACCCCTTTACCCCGGAAGACATCATGGCTATTTACTTTTTCTTGGCCTGGGATCAAAACTACCCGATTGAAAGCGAACTGGTCCACGCTTCCGTGATTGAGGCGGTGGGGGAGGAGATGGCCGATGAGCTCTTCGTCGATTTCCCCCCCGGCTGCCCGACCATCATCCCCAAGGGGGCGCTCTACTTCTCAAGTGTAACCGAGGACATTTTAGACGCCATGACCGTCGTCAGGGAGACTGCAGGTATTACGGGGCTTCCCGCCAGTAATAACTGGGCGATTTCCCCTGAAAAGTCGGAAACCGGCACCCCCATCTTCGCCAACGATCCACATGTGGGGGTGGGAGCCCCCTCAATGTTCTACGAGGCGCACCTTGTCACACCGACAATGAACGTCTCCGGCTCAGTCATATCGGGCCTGCCCGCCATCGTCGCCGGGGCCAATGAACACGTGGCCTGGGGCGTCACCAACGTCAGCGCCGACGACGCCGATTTTTATCTCGAGCGCATCAACCCGGATGATCCGAACCAGTATGAATATCTGGGGAGGTGGGAGGACATGGTGGTCAAAACCGAGACCATCTCCGTCAAGGATTCAGAGGACGTCACGTTCGACATCAGGATGACCCGCCACGGGCCTATCATAGACGATATGAACAAGTACGACGAGCCGGAGGGATACTCCATTTCCCTCAGATGGGTCGCCGTTGATTTTCCCAATTCCCCACAATTCTTCTACTATGCAAACAGGGCCGAAGACATTGAAGACATCGAGAAAGCGGTCGGATTTTACAAGTGCTTCGGTTTCAATTTTGTCTACGCCGACGATCAGGGCAACATCGGATACTGGATGGGCATGGGGATACCTGTGCGGGACGGCTTCACCGGCGGTCTCCCCCTGCCCGGCTGGGACGGCGAGCACGAGTGGAACGGCTATCTTCCCACGGAGCTGCAGCCCCACATGAAAAATCCCCCCTCAGGCTGGATCGCCACCGCCAACAACAAGACGGTGGGGGACGAATACCCCTACTACATCTCCGCCAACTTCGCCACACCCGATCGCTACATCCGAATCAGCGAGATGATGGAAGAGAAGGAGAAACTGGGCGTTGACGACTTTAAAAGGATGCAGTCCGACACAAAGGTGCTGCTGGCCAGGGACTGGGTCCCGCTGCTGCTGGAAGCCCTCGACGGAATGGAGCTCACCGAGACGGAGAATCGGGCCGTGGAGCTTCTTGAGGAATGGGACTACACCTCACCCCCGGACTCCGCCGCCGCGGCGGTGTTTCACGCCTTCTTGAACAACCTGGTTGAGAATATCTTCATGGAGCGACTGGGTGAGGACCTCTACAAGGCGTACGTCGGCAACAATAAAAACATCCCCTTCAACTCCCTCAGGACGATGATCGATAGAGGCAAATCCCCCTGGTTCGACGATCCGACCACCGAAGAAATCGAGGACATGAACGCCGTATTCGTAAAGAGCTTTCACGAGGGCGTAGCGTATCTGGAGGAGGAGCTGTCGCCCAACCCCAAGGACTGGAAATGGGGAGACCTGCACACAGTGACCCTGTATCACTCCTTCGGGAAGAAGTCGGCGCTGTTGGGTCGATTCATGAACATCGGTCCGTTTCCGATCGGGGGGAGTATCTTCACCGTCGCCCCCACGGTTTATCGCGTGGAGCGATCCTGGGAGGTGACCAGCAGCTCGGGAATGAGGCACATCATCGACCTTTCCGAGAACGGCGACTCATACCGCATCATTCCGGGCGGCGTGAACGGAAATTTCATGAGCCCGCATTACGACGACCAGGCGAAAATGTGGGTGGACTATGAATACCGCCCCTTCGTCCTTGAGCGGGAAAAGGTGGAAGAAGACGCAGTGCATACCCTGGTCCTGAAGTCGGAATAA